CTGTTAGTATAATATGCAGCTCCTGAATCTATTAAATAATTTTTATTACCTAACTTTATTAAAGTGCAATCTCCTTGGCCTACATCTATAAAATGTACTTCACAAATACCATATTTAGCAAAAGTACTATTTCCCATAAACATTATAATAATAAATACCATAACAATTAATTTCTTCTTCAAATTAATACAAGCCTCCATCTATTACGCATTTGAAAGAAAATAACAATTTAAAAATAGGCCATCATACTGACTAGTTATTTCTTTGAAAATACCTTAATTACTGCATTTATTTTTTGTATAAAAATCAATTATATTCTAAAATTTCATAAAAAATAATCTAAGGTATATAAAAGAAAATAACCAGTAAAATATTCTAGAATACTCACTAGTTATTTTTTAATATGTCTGAATAAAATATGGTATACTAATAATAAAAATATTTAAACAATAAAAAGGAGTGAAGTTGTTCTTGTTAACCTAATAATTTATGGTTGATATAGACATTATAATTATGAAACTAAAAAAAATCATATCTATATTCGTTGTTATTGTTTTAGCATTATACGGTTCATTTTATGTAAGGAATAAATTAATCAGCAGGCATAATAGAGTTAACAGAGCTGTAGTAAAAGTTGTTATACCTGAGGGATATACAAATGAACAAATAGGAAGGACATTAGAAAAATCAGGATTAGTTACAGAAAAAGATTTTATGAATCAAGTGGAAAACTGGTCAGATAATAGTTACTGGTTTTTGAAAGGTCTTCCACAGGACAAGCATAAGCTGGACGGTTTTTTATATCCTGCTACATATACTTTTGAAAAAAACACATCAAGTAAAAAAATCATAAATGAAATGCTTAAAACTTTTGAAGCAAATATAGAACCAAGTAAAAGTTATATAACTAAAAATAATTTAAACACAAGAAATGTTATAATAACAGCTTCTCTAATAGAAAAAGAAGCACGAAAAGATGTGGACAGACCAAAGATAGCCAGTGTTATTTACAATAGATTAAATAAAAATATGCCCTTACAAATAGATGCAACTATTCTCTATGTAATAGGACATAAAGATAAAGTATATAATAGGGATTTAACTGTAAAATCTCCTTATAATACCTACTTAAATAAAGGATTGCCCCCATCCCCAATATGTAATCCAGGGACAAAATCCATAAATGCTGCAATTCATCCTGAAAGAACTAATTACCTTTATTACGTATTGAACACTAAGACCAATACACACGTATTTGCAGAAACATATGCCCAGCACATTAAGAATGTGTCTTTATATGGAAAATAAAAAAATTTTTTCTTGAATAACGTTTATATTCAATGTTTAATTATTAATTTACTCAAATTTTCGCACATATAAAATTTTGACTTAATAAAAAAATTACGACCTAAATGAATTCACAATTCACAGTTCACAATGCACAATTTCGGTAGATTTTTCTCCGCTGTGCTGCGAAAAATTTTAAATTTAAAGCTTATTGAAGCTTTGCTTCAATGGTGCTATATTTTAGATTTTCTGAAGTTTTAACGGAAGAAAATCATCCCTAATTGTGAACTGTGCATCGTGCATTGTGAATTAATTGCGTCGTAATATTTTTAAACTGCAAAAGTTGAGTTAATAACAAAAAACCACTCCTCATGTAAATTTCATATATATCACACGAGAAATGGTTTTCTTAATCAAATAAGTATTAAAACTTGAATGTTTATATGTAATAATAGAATATATACGGAATTTTAAGCATACTTTAAATGCCTTAAAGCCTTTTATTCCTCAAATTCCTCTGGGAATTCAGCGTTGTGGTACACGTCCTGAACATCGTCATCGTCTTCAAGTTTATCTATAAGTCTTTGAACTTTTTCAGCTGTTTCCATATCAACAGATACGGTATTGTCTGGTATCATTGTAATATCTGCAGACAGGAATTCAAAACCCTGTTCCTCTAATTTTTCCCTTACTGTACCAAAGTCTTCTACAGTGGTAATTACCTCAAAGACTTCTTCTTCAGCAGTAAAATCTTCAGCACCTGCATCCAATGCCTTCATCATTATTTCGTCTTCATCCATGTCTTCTTTTCTCTCTATTACTATCTGGCCTTTAGCCTGGAACATCCATCCAACACAGCCATTAGCTCCAAGATTTCCGCCGCTTCTTGTAAATGCTGACCTCACACTGCTAGCACTTCTATTTTTATTATCAGTTAAAGCCTTTACTATCATAGCAACTCCACTTGGTCCATAACCTTCATAGGATATCTCTTCGTAGTTTACTCCCTCAAGTTCCCCTGAACCCTTTTTAATTGCTCTCTGTACTGTATCCTGAGGCATGTTATTTGCCTTAGCTTTTGCTATAACATCTCTTAATTTTGAATTGGAATCCGGATTTGACCCACCTTCTTTAGCAGCAATTGCCAGTTCCTTACCTATTTTAGTAAATATCTTACCTTTTTTTGCATCTGCTTTACCCTTTTTTGCTTGTATATTATGCCATTTTGAATGTCCTGACATACAAATTTCCCCCTAACTTACGGTTATAATTATTTATATTAATTATGCAAATTGTATTATATCATATAAAAGCTGTTAAACACAAATGTGCCCTGCCTTTAATTAATCATTTATGAATTCAATATTACTTTGCTATTTGTTCTTTAATAAGTCTTGAATCCACCTTAAAATAAAATTCCTCATCCCCAACTATTACTTCACATTTTCCATTTGTAAGTTCTATAATATCATTTATTAATTTATCTACATCTTCCGAAATATAGTTTATAGACACACAAATTTTTTGCGTATAGTCTATATTTTCTATATGAATCGACTTTTGTTCAAACATATATTGCAATTTTCCCAAAGTATCATACTCTATAAATATATCTAACTGACATCCTTTTACTTTTTCCACTATTCCAGATTGATCAATTGAAAGAGCAGCAGACTTTGTGTAAGCCTTTACTAGTCCTCCTTTACCCAGAAGTGTTCCTCCAAAATATCTAGTAACTACTATTACCACATCTGTTATTTCCTTTTTCTTTATGACATCTAGTACTGGTATTCCTGCAGTTCCTTGAGGTTCTCCATCATCACTGTATCTTTGTATATTCATTTTTTCTCCAATTACATAAGCATATACATTATGTGTTGCTTTAATATTTTTCCCCTTTACTTTACTTATAAATTTTTTAGCCCCGTTTTCAGTATAAACCCTTTTTATACTTCCTATAAATATAGACTTCTTCTCCTCAAATTGACAACTAGCTTCATCCTTTACTGTAAAGTAACTCACAGATAACCCACCTTTCAAAATATCCCTCTAAACTATTTTAATTTTTACTATAAACAAAGTTCTTGGCATCAGATGGAGTTTCCTCCATCTGATGCTTATTAACAGCCTTCTTAGTACTTCATATCTATCCTTTAGGAGAAATCGTTATCCAGGGACGTAGCCGCTCTTTACTTACACTTGAAGAAAAGTAGATATCCCAAATCTTTGATTTGGTGATAGTCACTTTCACAGAGTACGTGGGAGTATTAGTGCGGGTAGTCATCGGACAAATTACATAATTATAATTTCACTTAATATTTGAATTCCACTTTCTATATTCTTTTCATCCACATGTGAAAA
The genomic region above belongs to Clostridium sp. AWRP and contains:
- the mltG gene encoding endolytic transglycosylase MltG → MKLKKIISIFVVIVLALYGSFYVRNKLISRHNRVNRAVVKVVIPEGYTNEQIGRTLEKSGLVTEKDFMNQVENWSDNSYWFLKGLPQDKHKLDGFLYPATYTFEKNTSSKKIINEMLKTFEANIEPSKSYITKNNLNTRNVIITASLIEKEARKDVDRPKIASVIYNRLNKNMPLQIDATILYVIGHKDKVYNRDLTVKSPYNTYLNKGLPPSPICNPGTKSINAAIHPERTNYLYYVLNTKTNTHVFAETYAQHIKNVSLYGK
- a CDS encoding YebC/PmpR family DNA-binding transcriptional regulator, producing MSGHSKWHNIQAKKGKADAKKGKIFTKIGKELAIAAKEGGSNPDSNSKLRDVIAKAKANNMPQDTVQRAIKKGSGELEGVNYEEISYEGYGPSGVAMIVKALTDNKNRSASSVRSAFTRSGGNLGANGCVGWMFQAKGQIVIERKEDMDEDEIMMKALDAGAEDFTAEEEVFEVITTVEDFGTVREKLEEQGFEFLSADITMIPDNTVSVDMETAEKVQRLIDKLEDDDDVQDVYHNAEFPEEFEE
- a CDS encoding YigZ family protein; the protein is MSYFTVKDEASCQFEEKKSIFIGSIKRVYTENGAKKFISKVKGKNIKATHNVYAYVIGEKMNIQRYSDDGEPQGTAGIPVLDVIKKKEITDVVIVVTRYFGGTLLGKGGLVKAYTKSAALSIDQSGIVEKVKGCQLDIFIEYDTLGKLQYMFEQKSIHIENIDYTQKICVSINYISEDVDKLINDIIELTNGKCEVIVGDEEFYFKVDSRLIKEQIAK